One genomic segment of Candidatus Coatesbacteria bacterium includes these proteins:
- a CDS encoding cyclic nucleotide-binding domain-containing protein: MEIQNVLKKTYLFYTLDDDELKQLSQRARLQSFGKGEEIFTEGSAGGSLYIIKDGKVNVEKTLSDGVDAVLVELGQYFFFGEISLFDGGKRSATVTAVEPTECVIIDKPDFWEAMMANPVSAHKVYRAILSFHSNSIRRANERFRSFLGQALDNI, from the coding sequence GTGGAAATCCAGAACGTACTGAAGAAGACCTACCTGTTCTACACCCTGGACGACGACGAGCTGAAGCAGTTGTCGCAACGCGCCCGGCTGCAGAGCTTCGGCAAGGGCGAAGAGATCTTCACCGAGGGCTCGGCGGGCGGCTCCCTCTACATCATCAAGGACGGCAAGGTCAACGTCGAGAAGACGCTCAGCGACGGCGTGGACGCCGTGCTGGTCGAGCTGGGTCAATACTTTTTCTTCGGCGAGATCTCCCTCTTCGACGGCGGCAAGCGCTCGGCGACGGTGACCGCCGTCGAGCCCACCGAGTGTGTAATCATCGACAAGCCCGACTTTTGGGAGGCGATGATGGCCAATCCGGTCTCGGCCCACAAGGTCTACCGGGCCATCCTCAGCTTCCACTCCAACTCGATTCGCCGGGCCAACGAGCGCTTCCGCAGCTTTCTCGGCCAGGCCCTGGACAATATCTGA
- a CDS encoding cyclic nucleotide-binding domain-containing protein produces MPTVNQIRDVILFAGLDDGELATVAGLLQEEKFSKDQEIFHEGDPGDKFYIVSEGMVSIALNIDGVGSEELLYLEPPAFFGEMALIDAEPRSASAICRRPTVLLSLDKEAFEHLIDEDIELGNKLMIGLIRTFCSRIRKSNEKLRNYFMINRAFLDS; encoded by the coding sequence GTGCCGACGGTCAATCAGATTCGCGACGTCATCCTGTTCGCCGGTCTCGACGACGGCGAGCTGGCCACCGTCGCGGGCTTGCTGCAGGAGGAGAAGTTCTCCAAGGATCAAGAGATATTTCACGAGGGTGATCCGGGGGACAAGTTCTATATCGTCAGCGAGGGCATGGTCTCGATCGCCCTCAACATCGACGGGGTGGGCTCCGAGGAGCTGCTGTACCTCGAACCGCCGGCCTTCTTCGGCGAGATGGCCCTGATCGACGCCGAGCCGCGCTCGGCCTCGGCCATTTGCCGGCGTCCGACGGTCCTGCTCAGCCTCGACAAGGAGGCCTTCGAGCACCTGATCGACGAGGATATAGAGTTGGGCAACAAGCTGATGATCGGTCTGATCCGCACTTTCTGCAGCCGCATCCGCAAGTCCAACGAAAAGCTGCGCAACTACTTCATGATCAACCGCGCCTTCCTGGACTCCTGA
- a CDS encoding L,D-transpeptidase family protein, whose protein sequence is MKRRPLSVLLLFLGALAVSCDAAAEAGEETAPLAPQRILLGVVRPAEEARHDESWLPLLEELPSPTAATGVSFIDGGWEPQSTGLFIEPTPERAATLAPLTTRPTTTVVHYEPEYREWAHALAERLGIDPDELIETAPGHAREAVTVITGADFDHAARRIYPGGRPPVISPAELAELGYGAGTVVYVDLSGFCASLFVDGEVIKTWPVAIGKPSTPTPPGVYEIVRLKADPIWSWEGRRYPAGDPENGLGSRWIGIDLPTYGMHGTNEPDSIGTAASHGCIRSHNADIEEVFEYLSIGDTVIWAE, encoded by the coding sequence ATGAAGCGCAGACCCCTCAGCGTACTGCTTCTGTTCCTCGGCGCCCTGGCCGTCTCCTGCGACGCCGCCGCCGAAGCCGGCGAGGAGACCGCCCCGCTGGCCCCCCAGCGGATCCTGTTGGGCGTGGTCCGCCCCGCGGAGGAGGCCCGTCACGACGAGAGCTGGCTCCCCCTGCTGGAGGAGCTGCCCAGCCCCACCGCCGCCACCGGCGTCAGCTTCATCGACGGCGGTTGGGAGCCGCAAAGCACGGGGCTGTTCATCGAGCCGACCCCGGAGCGGGCGGCGACGCTGGCCCCACTGACGACACGCCCGACCACGACGGTCGTCCACTACGAGCCCGAGTACCGGGAGTGGGCCCACGCCCTGGCCGAGCGTTTGGGAATCGATCCCGACGAGCTGATCGAGACGGCGCCGGGGCACGCCCGGGAGGCCGTCACCGTCATCACGGGCGCCGACTTCGATCACGCCGCCCGGCGGATCTACCCCGGCGGTCGGCCGCCGGTGATCAGCCCCGCCGAATTGGCCGAGCTGGGTTACGGTGCGGGGACCGTGGTCTACGTCGATCTGTCCGGGTTCTGCGCCAGCCTGTTCGTCGACGGTGAGGTGATCAAGACCTGGCCCGTGGCCATCGGCAAGCCCTCGACGCCCACACCGCCGGGGGTCTACGAGATCGTCCGCCTCAAGGCCGACCCCATCTGGAGCTGGGAGGGCCGACGCTACCCGGCCGGCGATCCGGAGAACGGTCTGGGCAGCCGCTGGATCGGCATCGATCTGCCGACCTACGGTATGCACGGCACCAACGAGCCCGACTCGATCGGCACCGCGGCCAGCCACGGCTGCATCCGCTCGCACAACGCCGACATCGAGGAGGTCTTCGAGTATCTGTCTATCGGCGACACCGTCATCTGGGCGGAATGA